From a region of the Sminthopsis crassicaudata isolate SCR6 chromosome 6, ASM4859323v1, whole genome shotgun sequence genome:
- the SARAF gene encoding store-operated calcium entry-associated regulatory factor, with protein MAPAAPAPLWGGRRCLPLLCALLVLLLLPRPSPALAWDQSEKILLRDIQALTLHRDRFTTARRTAPIPQLQCLGGSAGCPAHIPEIVQCRNKGWDGFDVQWECKAELDTSYRFGKTAVSCEGYDYPDDPYVLRGSCGLEFNLELTEQGRKKYKDAGSSNTNSHGNTYGSNYFPGYVEKMDSPVPSSTRGLLAVVILLVLALGVYKLFLKAQNEDLPPPYTEHPQDHQRFFQASPPPPPPPPGFKSYFTASGTPGWGFGNSFTGPQAFGQSGPGFWTGLGTGGLLGYLFGNNRATPLSNNWTHPAYPPPYFNTWNNPVPPSAPVNSRSSGSSSGSDTGTRTTSGFAATKRR; from the exons ATGGCGCCCGCAGCCCCGGCCCCGCTCTGGGGGGGCCGTCGCTGCCTGCCCCTGCTCTGCGCACTCCTCGTGCTGTTGCTACTGCCGCGGCCCAGCCCCGCCCTCGCCTGGGACCAGTCCG AGAAAATTCTGCTACGGGACATCCAGGCCTTGACCCTCCACCGCGACCGCTTCACCACTGCCCGCAGAACTGCACCCATCCCTCAGCTGCAGTGCCTAGGTGGCTCTGCCGGATGTCCGGCCCACATCCCCGAAATCGTGCAGTGCCGCAACAAAGGCTGGGACGGTTTTGACGTTCAG TGGGAGTGTAAAGCAGAGCTTGACACGTCCTACCGATTTGGCAAGACCGCTGTGAGCTGTGAAGGTTATGATTATCCTGATGACCCCTACGTGCTCCGGGGCTCCTGTGGCTTGGAATTCAACTTGGAGTTGACCGAGCAAGGCCGGAAGAAATACAAAGATGCTGGCAGCAGCAACACCAACAGCCACGGGAACACCTACGGCTCCAATTACTTCCCCGGGTACGTTGAGAAGATGGATTCCCCCGTGCCCTCCAGTACCAGAGGCCTGTTGGCCGTCGTCATCCTGCTGGTGCTGGCATTGGGCGTTTATAAGCTCTTTCTGAAAGCCCAGAATGAGGATCTCCCCCCGCCCTACACTGAGCATCCCCAGGACCACCAGAGGTTCTTCCAGGCGTCCCCACCCCcgcctcctcctcccccaggcTTCAAGTCCTATTTCACAG CATCGGGTACCCCCGGATGGGGCTTTGGCAACTCTTTCACGGGTCCCCAAGCGTTTGGCCAATCTGGCCCTGGATTCTGGACTGGATTGGGGACTGGTGGCCTTTTAGGCTACTTGTTCGGAAACAACAG AGCCACGCCCCTGTCGAACAACTGGACTCATCCTGCGTATCCTCCCCCGTACTTCAACACCTGGAACAATCCGGTGCCCCCGTCCGCGCCCGTTAATTCCCGGAGCTCTGGGTCTTCCTCGGGCTCCGACACGGGGACTAGGACCACGTCAG GGTTTGCCGCCACCAAAAGACGTTAA